The following proteins come from a genomic window of Geomonas sp. RF6:
- a CDS encoding cob(I)yrinic acid a,c-diamide adenosyltransferase — translation MRLEQGYVQVYTGNCKGKTTAALGLALRAAGRELMVYMIQFMKGGGPYGEHLAAEKLAPFLTIVQTGGKGWVRENPTQSDRDLAAEGFALAREVVLGGAYDVVILDEINGAVSKGLVPVEDLLQLIAEKPKHVELVLTGRNAHERVIEVADLVTEMREIKHYYKAGVKARVGIEM, via the coding sequence ATGCGTCTCGAACAAGGCTACGTGCAGGTTTATACCGGCAACTGCAAGGGGAAGACGACTGCCGCCCTTGGCCTCGCGCTGCGTGCTGCCGGGCGTGAGCTCATGGTGTACATGATCCAGTTCATGAAGGGTGGCGGCCCGTACGGGGAGCACCTCGCGGCGGAGAAGCTCGCGCCTTTCCTCACCATCGTGCAGACCGGTGGAAAAGGGTGGGTGAGGGAGAACCCGACGCAGTCGGACAGGGATCTCGCGGCGGAAGGGTTTGCGCTGGCGCGGGAGGTGGTTTTAGGCGGCGCCTATGATGTCGTTATCCTCGACGAGATAAATGGTGCGGTGTCGAAAGGGCTGGTGCCCGTGGAGGACCTGCTGCAGCTCATCGCCGAAAAGCCGAAGCATGTCGAGCTCGTGCTGACGGGGCGCAATGCCCACGAAAGGGTGATCGAGGTGGCGGATCTTGTCACGGAGATGCGGGAGATAAAGCATTATTACAAGGCGGGCGTCAAGGCTCGGGTCGGGATTGAGATGTAG
- a CDS encoding SemiSWEET family sugar transporter — translation MTVDTSLGLLAGAITSGAAIPQVLRTFRTKQVRDLSIWQPILLDIGMSLWLAYGLLLNDLPLIAANSFSIICYSALIVMKVRYGREEDLPCRAEFDPE, via the coding sequence ATGACGGTAGATACCTCCCTCGGCCTCCTGGCCGGGGCCATCACCAGCGGCGCGGCAATCCCCCAGGTCCTGCGCACCTTCCGCACGAAGCAGGTGCGCGACCTCTCGATCTGGCAGCCGATACTCCTTGATATCGGTATGTCCCTCTGGCTCGCCTACGGCCTCCTCCTGAACGATCTCCCGCTCATCGCCGCGAATTCCTTCTCCATCATCTGCTACAGCGCGCTTATCGTCATGAAGGTGCGCTACGGCAGGGAAGAGGATCTGCCGTGTCGGGCTGAGTTTGATCCGGAGTAA
- a CDS encoding cobalamin B12-binding domain-containing protein produces the protein MAERRLRVLVGKPGLDGHDRGAKIIARAFRDAGFEVIYTGLHQTAEQLVAAAIQEDVDCMGVSILSGAHNTLLPHICTLLKEKDADDIVVFAGGVIPEEDIPGLKAAGIREVFTPGASTEAIVAWLREQVPPRT, from the coding sequence GTGGCTGAAAGAAGATTGCGTGTGCTGGTCGGGAAGCCGGGGCTGGATGGCCATGACAGAGGGGCGAAAATCATTGCGCGCGCTTTTCGCGATGCTGGTTTCGAGGTTATCTATACCGGCCTGCACCAGACTGCGGAACAGTTGGTCGCGGCCGCGATCCAGGAGGATGTGGATTGCATGGGCGTTTCCATCCTTTCCGGCGCCCACAACACGCTTCTTCCCCATATCTGTACGCTCCTCAAGGAAAAGGATGCTGACGATATCGTCGTCTTTGCCGGCGGCGTGATCCCTGAAGAGGATATCCCGGGGCTGAAGGCGGCGGGAATCCGCGAGGTCTTCACGCCGGGCGCTTCCACTGAGGCGATCGTCGCGTGGCTGCGCGAGCAGGTTCCGCCGCGGACGTAG
- a CDS encoding toll/interleukin-1 receptor domain-containing protein, with protein sequence MTGQTEQSPLPVAPRRVFLSYARADGRDFAKDLHERLEKLGHVVWRDTVDMAGGQDWWVQIEDRIRQADTAVLVVTPAAMKSPVVHREWLHARRIGTPCFPVTADAEVFKSAPRWLGQVDVFVLAPGHPDLATTWLRFADQIQSPPPIRPVPFMVPGLPPEFVPRDRPRGSLVRSFLDDQGEEPAFATAIVEGPPGFGKTVLAQEVCHDQKIVEAFTGGILWVSLGEHGQGALSGMNALVSALSGAPVAFNTPEEGEPRLTGLLAARDCLLVLDDVWDAAHAAPFLASMHVARLITTRSADAVAVKDASVCFLDEMEPEEAAHTLFNFLPSKDLDADGETVRSSLAVLAGRLGEWPLLLGIFGGTLRTEIEVRRRSFLAAVKWLQEGLEEVGLTAFDRRSSEDRSAALGKSVELSLRPYTEVERRRLFELAVFPPGERIPEEVALRLWSATSSMKHFAGQRLLLEFGGTFFRFAAEGKSDSLALRFHDALREYLAAQLSASCVKEVHRLLVGSYLPPGATPDGVADDGYLYDHLAYHLRSGGDGQALHALFKDPRWFLARFSQRSGTYDGLLADVKEASDAAFDAAGAWIAAGDPPGAVVELARYRLMRSTVYGLANRLPTELAMRAVELGLRTPLQLVSIAASVPDPSDRVRMLQRLLDMGSGLANYRKDVERLAVQTALEWREPSVYALAELADRLQGAQRDAVLRQALKAARDNVATFAALSRDQESLGIRDSYSSERELAHALAALAGRLACEDRKAVTAEGLGIARGMTDVKERAHALAAWMKVTEGDAGRTCYLEALKAAREVENQQERLFALSAISLHAGADDRRELLDHIWKEAASISDEPWRAFCLVGAVAQFDDDRRRQCVELALRCVAIERENQAEAWATGHVLIPKVQPLLALLVPSLFPGELSELRAVIEKSRPSQLSVRMVLLELGLPLTDRDVEALFEEILERRRLHYGNERWPSEFAKLAPHLPEAIVTRALDHAKEISNEESWALADLQSIGGSEGGADTFPGATDHGDSGMGSSWLLKTGAPPMDAEQLSLELQRVEQLPSEREKTHALLPLISQLPVANLHEPWRIAAGIHDGWYRSQPLAALSLRLAGGERDRAASEAVAALLEPGPANADRRACIIEQLVPVLTLSLVTRLLHGVAAFEEWGRIRALKAFFPLVQSDNLEDALAAVRGVTNDSTKAELLQLLVRPFGEDEMLKIAEAAEEIADESCRVPLLELISGHVFGRAHDTAWAAAKRLSLSRDRAKVMARLLPAAASKKEALLALVRGELADALHHGPQESRAQVLSFLADRHLFAGPVLDAVTVEGVIQAANEICSEWPWQ encoded by the coding sequence ATGACAGGCCAAACCGAGCAGTCACCCCTCCCGGTTGCACCGCGCCGGGTTTTTCTGTCCTATGCGCGCGCCGACGGCCGCGACTTCGCGAAAGACCTCCATGAACGCCTCGAGAAGTTGGGGCACGTGGTGTGGCGGGACACGGTGGACATGGCAGGCGGACAGGACTGGTGGGTGCAGATAGAGGACCGCATCAGGCAGGCGGACACGGCCGTGCTGGTGGTGACCCCTGCCGCCATGAAGTCTCCGGTGGTTCATCGCGAGTGGCTGCACGCCCGCCGCATCGGCACACCCTGCTTTCCCGTCACCGCCGACGCTGAGGTATTCAAGTCGGCGCCCCGATGGCTGGGGCAGGTGGACGTATTCGTCCTGGCGCCGGGGCATCCGGACCTCGCCACCACCTGGCTGCGCTTCGCGGACCAGATCCAGAGCCCCCCGCCCATCCGCCCCGTCCCCTTCATGGTCCCCGGCCTGCCTCCGGAGTTCGTCCCTCGCGACCGCCCCAGGGGCTCGTTGGTGCGGTCGTTCCTCGATGACCAAGGGGAAGAGCCGGCGTTTGCGACCGCAATCGTGGAGGGGCCGCCCGGTTTCGGGAAGACGGTCCTGGCGCAGGAGGTCTGCCACGACCAGAAGATCGTGGAAGCCTTCACCGGCGGGATACTGTGGGTGAGCCTCGGGGAGCACGGGCAGGGGGCGCTTTCCGGCATGAACGCCTTGGTGAGCGCACTCAGCGGAGCGCCGGTGGCCTTCAACACTCCCGAGGAGGGGGAACCGAGGCTGACCGGACTTCTCGCGGCGCGCGACTGTCTTCTCGTGCTGGACGACGTGTGGGACGCAGCCCACGCCGCGCCGTTTCTCGCCTCGATGCACGTCGCCCGTCTCATCACCACCCGCAGTGCCGACGCGGTGGCTGTTAAGGATGCCTCCGTATGCTTCCTGGACGAGATGGAACCGGAGGAAGCCGCCCACACCCTATTCAACTTCCTGCCGTCGAAGGACCTCGACGCCGACGGTGAAACGGTCCGATCCTCCCTCGCCGTCCTCGCCGGCAGACTAGGTGAGTGGCCGCTCCTTCTCGGTATCTTCGGCGGCACGCTGCGGACGGAGATCGAGGTGCGCCGCCGAAGCTTCCTCGCCGCCGTAAAATGGCTTCAGGAAGGGCTGGAGGAGGTGGGACTCACCGCCTTCGACCGTCGCAGTTCCGAGGACCGCAGCGCCGCCCTCGGCAAAAGCGTGGAACTGAGCTTGAGGCCGTACACGGAAGTTGAACGCCGGCGGCTCTTCGAACTGGCGGTCTTCCCTCCCGGGGAGCGGATCCCCGAGGAGGTGGCCCTGCGGCTGTGGTCGGCCACCTCTTCGATGAAGCACTTCGCGGGGCAGCGCCTGCTGCTGGAATTCGGAGGGACTTTCTTCCGCTTCGCCGCGGAAGGGAAGAGCGACTCCCTCGCCCTCCGCTTCCACGATGCGCTGCGGGAGTACCTGGCGGCACAGCTGTCGGCATCGTGCGTGAAGGAGGTGCACCGCCTGCTCGTCGGCTCCTATCTCCCGCCGGGCGCGACTCCCGACGGCGTGGCGGATGACGGCTACCTCTACGACCACCTCGCCTACCACCTGCGATCCGGCGGGGACGGCCAGGCGCTCCACGCCCTCTTCAAGGATCCGCGCTGGTTTCTCGCGAGATTTTCCCAGCGTTCCGGTACCTACGACGGCCTCCTCGCCGACGTGAAAGAGGCCTCCGATGCAGCCTTCGATGCCGCCGGAGCCTGGATCGCGGCCGGCGACCCACCAGGCGCGGTCGTCGAGCTCGCGCGCTACCGTCTGATGCGCTCCACGGTATATGGGCTCGCCAATCGACTACCTACCGAACTCGCCATGCGGGCAGTCGAACTCGGGCTTCGCACTCCGCTGCAACTCGTCAGCATCGCCGCATCCGTGCCCGACCCGTCCGATCGCGTGCGCATGCTTCAGCGTCTCCTGGACATGGGATCGGGGCTGGCGAACTACCGAAAGGACGTTGAGAGATTGGCAGTACAAACGGCTCTGGAATGGCGGGAACCGTCGGTTTATGCACTGGCCGAGCTGGCCGACCGTCTTCAGGGCGCGCAGCGGGACGCCGTGCTGCGGCAGGCGCTAAAAGCCGCCAGAGACAACGTGGCGACCTTTGCCGCCCTTTCGCGCGACCAAGAGTCGCTGGGCATCCGTGACTCCTACTCTTCGGAGCGGGAGCTCGCGCACGCTCTCGCCGCATTGGCGGGACGATTGGCCTGCGAGGACCGCAAGGCGGTCACCGCGGAGGGCCTCGGCATCGCCCGGGGCATGACGGATGTCAAGGAGCGTGCACACGCGTTGGCTGCGTGGATGAAAGTAACTGAAGGGGATGCCGGCCGCACCTGCTACCTCGAGGCGCTCAAGGCCGCGAGAGAGGTCGAAAACCAGCAGGAAAGACTCTTTGCCCTCTCCGCCATCTCCCTCCATGCCGGTGCCGACGACAGGCGCGAGCTTCTCGACCACATCTGGAAAGAAGCGGCGTCCATAAGCGACGAACCATGGCGCGCTTTCTGCCTGGTGGGGGCCGTAGCGCAGTTCGATGACGATCGGCGCCGGCAATGCGTGGAACTCGCGCTGCGCTGCGTGGCGATCGAGCGCGAGAATCAGGCTGAGGCATGGGCGACAGGCCACGTGCTGATCCCGAAGGTACAGCCTCTGCTCGCACTGCTGGTTCCTTCACTTTTTCCTGGTGAGTTATCGGAGCTCAGGGCGGTCATCGAGAAGAGTCGCCCTAGCCAACTCTCCGTACGGATGGTCCTGCTTGAACTGGGTCTTCCCCTGACGGACCGTGATGTCGAGGCGCTCTTCGAGGAGATACTGGAACGTCGCCGTCTTCATTACGGCAATGAACGGTGGCCTTCCGAATTTGCCAAGCTTGCGCCGCACCTACCAGAAGCCATTGTCACGAGAGCTCTCGATCATGCAAAAGAGATCTCAAACGAGGAGTCGTGGGCGCTCGCCGATCTTCAGTCGATCGGCGGCAGCGAAGGGGGGGCAGACACTTTCCCCGGTGCCACGGATCATGGAGACTCCGGTATGGGGAGCAGCTGGCTGCTGAAAACGGGCGCGCCGCCCATGGACGCTGAACAGCTTTCCCTGGAACTCCAAAGGGTCGAGCAACTTCCGAGCGAGAGAGAAAAGACCCATGCCCTCCTACCGCTCATCTCGCAACTCCCGGTTGCCAACCTGCACGAGCCGTGGCGCATCGCCGCCGGCATTCACGACGGCTGGTACAGGTCGCAACCTCTCGCCGCGCTTTCGCTGCGCCTTGCCGGCGGGGAGCGCGACCGGGCGGCGAGCGAGGCCGTCGCGGCTCTTCTCGAGCCTGGTCCGGCGAATGCAGACCGCCGCGCCTGTATCATCGAGCAACTTGTTCCCGTTCTGACCTTGTCACTCGTGACCCGGCTGTTACACGGCGTAGCGGCTTTCGAAGAATGGGGGCGCATCCGTGCCCTGAAGGCGTTCTTTCCGCTGGTGCAGTCCGATAACCTCGAGGATGCGCTCGCCGCGGTGCGGGGTGTCACCAACGACAGCACCAAGGCTGAGTTGCTGCAGTTGCTGGTGCGCCCTTTCGGTGAAGACGAGATGCTGAAAATCGCGGAGGCAGCCGAGGAGATCGCCGACGAGTCTTGCCGCGTGCCCCTGCTGGAGCTAATCTCCGGGCACGTCTTCGGCCGCGCCCACGACACGGCCTGGGCTGCGGCCAAACGGCTGTCGCTGTCCCGGGACCGGGCAAAGGTCATGGCGCGGTTGTTGCCCGCCGCCGCTTCGAAGAAGGAAGCGCTTTTGGCGCTCGTGCGGGGAGAGTTGGCGGATGCCCTGCATCACGGACCTCAAGAGTCGCGCGCTCAGGTTCTTTCCTTCCTGGCGGACCGGCACCTCTTCGCCGGTCCAGTGCTTGACGCCGTGACGGTGGAGGGTGTCATCCAGGCGGCCAACGAAATTTGCAGCGAATGGCCGTGGCAATAG
- a CDS encoding enoyl-CoA hydratase/isomerase family protein, whose product MSYTKLSITTANGVGYLMLDSGGRFNTLSIGTLREISAAFKELSADPAATVIVISGFPGESFAVGANIAEMLEFSPGDALAFADVGQALFEMMEDADKPVIAALNGITMGGGCDLSLACDLRLASDSLRVAHPGARLGILTGFCGTQKLPRLIGRGRALEVFMTAATYNAADALAMGYVSRVFPQETFWQEVTAFAEALAQRPVELLATAKTLVNCAEDVELKSGCALERASYVARKKGSSGDSGGTQVNPPRPLTGGEQGGGDAAICCNGGTFPPTLSLPRKGGGDVSAASSPKTASILTKGATATKGTIS is encoded by the coding sequence ATGTCCTATACCAAACTCTCCATCACTACTGCAAACGGCGTCGGATACCTGATGCTCGACTCCGGCGGGCGCTTCAATACCCTCTCGATCGGGACGCTGCGGGAGATCTCCGCTGCCTTTAAAGAGCTTTCGGCGGATCCGGCGGCGACGGTTATAGTCATCTCCGGTTTTCCCGGGGAGTCCTTTGCCGTCGGTGCCAACATCGCTGAGATGCTGGAATTCTCCCCCGGTGACGCGCTGGCTTTTGCCGACGTCGGGCAGGCTCTCTTTGAGATGATGGAGGACGCGGATAAGCCTGTCATCGCTGCCCTCAACGGCATAACCATGGGAGGGGGATGCGACCTCTCCCTTGCCTGCGACCTGCGACTCGCCAGCGACAGCCTCCGCGTTGCCCATCCCGGCGCGCGGCTCGGGATACTTACCGGCTTCTGCGGAACTCAGAAGCTGCCACGACTTATCGGCAGGGGGCGCGCGCTGGAGGTTTTTATGACCGCTGCAACCTATAACGCAGCAGACGCTCTCGCCATGGGGTATGTGAGCCGCGTATTTCCGCAGGAGACCTTCTGGCAGGAGGTGACGGCCTTCGCGGAAGCGCTGGCGCAACGCCCCGTGGAGCTCCTTGCCACTGCGAAGACGCTGGTGAATTGCGCCGAGGACGTGGAGCTCAAAAGCGGCTGCGCCCTGGAGCGCGCCTCTTACGTCGCCCGCAAAAAAGGTTCTTCGGGGGATTCCGGCGGAACGCAGGTCAATCCTCCCCGTCCGTTGACGGGAGGGGAACAGGGGGGGGGTGACGCTGCCATCTGCTGCAACGGTGGCACCTTCCCCCCCACCCTGTCCCTCCCCCGCAAGGGGGGAGGGGACGTTTCTGCCGCGTCTTCCCCGAAAACTGCAAGCATCCTCACAAAAGGTGCGACTGCTACGAAAGGGACCATTTCATGA
- a CDS encoding DedA family protein, with amino-acid sequence MQELLRDYLQVHGYWVLFLGTFLEGEAILIFAGFMAFQGYLNIYGVILAALAGSFLGDQAYFYLGRLKGQFLLRVFTTVSKKFRKGLLLIERYGNFVAFASRYTYGFRILLPIILGMTTFSSRKFLILNLVSALSWSIIFALCGFLFGKGASFFFDDLERYEPYLLLALALLVVCAYIAHYLAHCWRRRKRYQRLKKRRESRNDTSQAG; translated from the coding sequence GTGCAAGAGCTTCTCAGGGATTATCTGCAGGTACACGGATACTGGGTCCTTTTCCTCGGGACCTTTCTGGAAGGGGAAGCGATCCTCATCTTCGCCGGGTTCATGGCCTTCCAGGGATACCTCAATATCTACGGCGTCATCCTCGCCGCCCTTGCCGGCTCTTTTCTCGGGGACCAGGCGTACTTCTACCTCGGGCGCCTCAAAGGGCAGTTCCTCCTCAGGGTCTTCACCACCGTCTCCAAGAAGTTCCGCAAGGGGCTCCTGCTCATCGAGCGCTACGGCAACTTCGTCGCTTTCGCCTCGCGCTACACCTACGGCTTCAGGATACTGCTCCCCATCATCCTCGGGATGACCACCTTTTCCAGCCGCAAGTTCCTGATCCTCAACCTGGTCAGCGCCCTTTCCTGGTCGATCATCTTTGCGCTCTGCGGCTTCCTCTTCGGGAAGGGTGCATCCTTTTTCTTCGACGACCTGGAGCGGTACGAGCCGTATCTGCTCCTCGCGCTGGCGCTTCTTGTGGTCTGCGCCTACATCGCCCACTATCTCGCCCACTGCTGGCGCAGAAGGAAGAGATACCAGCGCCTGAAGAAACGGCGCGAAAGCAGAAATGACACCTCGCAGGCGGGGTGA
- a CDS encoding L,D-transpeptidase: MLRKFAFFFALAIFAGIVVYNPLATSDPGANPKDPAREDLSRVEYPSLAGIAWRPHFMMPSETLESLFGEDWPYVARFNRIDRRHVYPGMTIKVPLDMNTCRKYTPMPEEYEPARNHEKYILIDLTEQWMGAYQYGKLVFSVPAATGAAGHETPVGIFQVDARHKNHTSSLYKTEDQTAQYPMDNAIRFHVGADNVSYWIHARDLPGKPASHGCVGLYDEGMQNRVYGIPERPVLLDSERLYAWAVGDDVYEEADSGELELVEDGPMVEVRGANPVYRR, translated from the coding sequence ATGCTTCGTAAGTTTGCCTTCTTTTTCGCTCTGGCTATTTTCGCCGGCATCGTGGTGTACAATCCGCTGGCAACGTCGGACCCCGGCGCCAACCCCAAAGACCCCGCCCGTGAGGACCTTTCCCGCGTGGAATACCCAAGCCTCGCCGGTATCGCCTGGCGGCCGCACTTCATGATGCCTTCGGAGACGCTGGAGTCTCTCTTTGGCGAAGACTGGCCCTACGTGGCGCGTTTCAACCGCATCGACCGTCGTCACGTCTACCCGGGGATGACCATCAAGGTCCCCCTGGACATGAATACCTGCAGGAAGTACACGCCGATGCCCGAGGAATACGAGCCGGCACGCAATCACGAGAAATACATCCTCATCGATCTGACGGAGCAGTGGATGGGCGCCTACCAGTACGGCAAGCTCGTTTTCTCCGTTCCGGCAGCGACCGGTGCCGCGGGTCATGAGACGCCGGTCGGGATCTTCCAGGTCGACGCCCGCCACAAGAATCATACCTCCTCCCTGTACAAGACCGAGGACCAGACTGCGCAGTACCCGATGGACAATGCGATCCGCTTTCACGTCGGGGCGGACAACGTCTCCTACTGGATTCACGCGAGGGACCTCCCCGGGAAGCCCGCCTCGCACGGATGCGTCGGGCTCTACGACGAGGGGATGCAGAACCGGGTGTACGGCATTCCCGAGCGCCCGGTGCTCCTGGACTCGGAGCGCCTCTACGCCTGGGCGGTGGGGGACGACGTTTACGAGGAAGCGGATTCGGGCGAACTGGAGCTCGTGGAGGACGGCCCGATGGTGGAGGTGCGGGGGGCCAACCCGGTCTACCGCAGGTGA
- a CDS encoding RNA methyltransferase, which yields MQLKDRVSIVLVGTQSPGNIGMVCRAMKNMGLYDLRLVNPCEVNHPEALKFAVSARDLLESARIFTSLPEAIADCEFSVATTRRHGKYRQEIQNPDEVVSRFASCPPHSRLALVFGREDNGLTTEEVALCRWQSTIPTGDEYGSLNLSQAVLIFCYELFRGTVTAPAEPVAVRELAGPEALEHLYGQMERTLLRIGFLNPQNPDHIMRTMRRIYARAELDEREVSVLRGMLSQIDWAASEFKGKKGQQ from the coding sequence ATGCAGCTGAAAGATAGAGTGAGCATCGTCCTCGTCGGGACCCAGAGCCCCGGCAACATAGGCATGGTCTGCCGCGCAATGAAGAACATGGGGCTGTACGACCTGCGGCTGGTGAACCCATGCGAGGTGAATCACCCGGAGGCGCTGAAGTTCGCGGTCTCGGCGCGCGATCTCCTGGAGTCGGCGCGCATATTCACGTCGCTCCCCGAGGCGATCGCCGACTGCGAATTCTCCGTCGCCACCACAAGGCGGCACGGCAAATACCGCCAGGAGATCCAGAACCCGGACGAGGTGGTCTCCCGCTTCGCCTCGTGCCCCCCGCACAGCAGGCTCGCGCTCGTCTTCGGAAGGGAGGACAACGGCCTCACCACCGAGGAGGTGGCGCTTTGCCGCTGGCAGTCGACGATCCCCACCGGGGACGAATACGGTTCGCTGAACCTCTCCCAGGCTGTGCTGATTTTCTGCTACGAGCTCTTCAGGGGAACGGTAACGGCTCCCGCAGAGCCCGTCGCCGTGAGGGAACTGGCGGGTCCTGAGGCGCTGGAGCACCTCTACGGACAGATGGAGCGCACCCTCCTGCGCATCGGCTTTCTGAACCCTCAAAATCCGGACCACATCATGCGCACCATGCGGCGCATCTACGCCCGGGCGGAGCTGGACGAGCGCGAGGTGTCGGTGCTGCGCGGCATGCTCTCGCAGATCGACTGGGCAGCGTCCGAGTTCAAGGGGAAAAAAGGACAGCAATGA
- a CDS encoding enoyl-CoA hydratase/isomerase family protein produces MYTENDMLELVLEEGIVTLSLKECPLNVDLLRVLGDTFARLAGDRDVAGILITSFGPEADAPHSLAPSAYAQLGQQVMFALEGVGKPVIAAASGPTVGAAFELALACDFIVASPSASFGFPGILRGELPCFGGTQRLTKAVGKARAKEMLFTGAAIGVDEGLAHGLVNRIYPDDEVISAARGLLATICNQGTLAIRMAKEIVDAGHGLDLRRGCLLERDAFALCFATEDQREGMGSFLERRPANFKGK; encoded by the coding sequence ATGTATACAGAAAACGACATGCTGGAGTTGGTACTGGAAGAGGGGATTGTCACCCTTTCTCTTAAGGAGTGTCCTCTCAACGTCGACCTGCTGCGCGTACTCGGCGATACCTTTGCGCGCCTCGCGGGCGATCGTGACGTCGCCGGTATCCTTATAACAAGTTTCGGGCCGGAGGCGGATGCGCCGCACTCTCTTGCGCCGTCTGCGTATGCCCAGCTTGGACAGCAGGTGATGTTTGCGCTGGAAGGGGTGGGGAAGCCGGTCATTGCTGCGGCTTCCGGGCCGACTGTCGGCGCTGCTTTTGAGCTTGCCCTGGCCTGCGACTTCATTGTGGCTTCGCCGTCGGCTAGCTTCGGCTTTCCCGGCATCCTGCGGGGGGAGCTACCCTGCTTCGGCGGGACGCAGAGGCTCACCAAGGCGGTCGGAAAGGCGCGTGCCAAGGAGATGCTCTTTACAGGAGCCGCGATCGGCGTGGACGAGGGGCTGGCGCACGGACTGGTGAACAGGATCTATCCGGATGATGAAGTAATCTCCGCCGCGCGCGGATTGTTGGCGACTATCTGTAATCAGGGGACGCTGGCGATCAGGATGGCGAAGGAGATCGTGGATGCGGGGCACGGCCTCGACCTCAGGCGCGGCTGCTTGCTTGAGCGGGATGCATTTGCGCTCTGTTTCGCGACGGAGGACCAGAGGGAGGGGATGGGCTCCTTCCTCGAGCGCAGGCCCGCCAATTTCAAAGGAAAATGA
- the meaB gene encoding methylmalonyl Co-A mutase-associated GTPase MeaB: protein MSLAERVLAGDVRAAARLMRDIDDRMPSAVQELKSLHPHTGRAYILGLTGPPGAGKSTLVDQMIEAYRKRGLRVGVVAVDPTSPYTGGAILGDRVRMNRHAEDPGVFIRSLATRGALGGLSRSTMDVVNVMDAMGMDVVLVETVGVGQDEIDIAGSAHSTVVVMVPGLGDDIQAIKAGILEIGDLFVVNKADRDGAERTVRELRSMLEMRHPAPEAWQPRVLKTEAFRGVGVEELVQELEAHRAFLSQTDTLRRVIEERNARVFGETLKEELYAMVLQGLIESGAYNELMQRLHSRATDPYSAVEEVMARTSFT, encoded by the coding sequence ATGAGCCTTGCCGAACGGGTGCTGGCCGGCGATGTGCGGGCCGCGGCGCGCCTGATGCGCGATATCGACGACCGCATGCCGAGCGCGGTGCAGGAGCTTAAGTCCCTCCACCCGCACACGGGCAGGGCCTACATCCTCGGACTCACCGGTCCGCCGGGTGCGGGTAAGTCGACCCTGGTGGACCAGATGATCGAGGCATACCGGAAGAGGGGGCTGCGCGTCGGGGTCGTCGCGGTCGATCCCACGAGCCCGTACACGGGCGGGGCCATTCTCGGGGACCGCGTGCGCATGAACCGGCACGCGGAGGATCCGGGTGTCTTCATCCGCAGTCTCGCTACCCGCGGCGCCCTCGGCGGGCTCTCCCGATCGACCATGGACGTGGTGAACGTGATGGATGCCATGGGGATGGATGTGGTCCTCGTGGAGACGGTCGGGGTGGGGCAGGACGAGATAGACATCGCCGGCTCGGCCCACAGCACCGTCGTCGTCATGGTGCCGGGGCTCGGGGACGATATCCAGGCGATCAAGGCGGGGATCCTGGAGATCGGCGACCTCTTCGTGGTGAACAAGGCGGACCGCGACGGGGCGGAGCGGACGGTGCGCGAATTGCGCAGCATGCTGGAGATGCGCCACCCCGCGCCGGAGGCGTGGCAGCCCCGCGTGCTGAAGACGGAGGCTTTCAGGGGGGTCGGTGTCGAGGAGCTGGTGCAGGAGCTGGAGGCGCATCGCGCGTTCCTCTCTCAGACCGACACCTTGCGCAGGGTAATAGAGGAACGGAACGCACGGGTCTTTGGGGAGACATTGAAAGAGGAGCTCTACGCAATGGTTCTGCAGGGGCTGATAGAGAGCGGCGCGTATAATGAGCTCATGCAGCGGCTGCACAGTCGCGCCACCGATCCGTACAGTGCCGTAGAAGAGGTCATGGCGCGGACTTCTTTTACTTGA